A region of Salvia splendens isolate huo1 chromosome 17, SspV2, whole genome shotgun sequence DNA encodes the following proteins:
- the LOC121774572 gene encoding uncharacterized acetyltransferase At3g50280-like, with product MTSSSSLPLVSQCTVFPDRASTLGYLKLSVSDLPMLSCHYIQKGCLFTHPPFPVSELVSRLKRALSAALSQFPPLAGRLSTDSQGYVYIACNDAGAEFSHAYAGDLHVQNLIGFCDVPEDFKQFFPSDLTVSYDGHFRPILAVRVTELADGVFIGCVVNHAVVDGTSFWNFFNRFAELSRGMRRISRATDFSRASILLSPVVLRLPEGGPSVTFSTDSPVRERIFRFTRESMQHLKSVVNAHSPVEISSFQSLCALLWRGITRARKLPKAKMTTFRMAVNCRHRLEPRLEPLYFGNAIQSIPTQATAKEVMGRDLRWCAKQLNTSVLAHDNATVRRYVEGWERDPRVFPLGNFDGAMITMGSSPRFPMYENDFGWGRPIAVRSGRANKFDGKISAFPGPNGDETVELEVVLAPNTMSRLLSDQEFMQYVSDD from the coding sequence atgactTCCTCGTCGTCTCTTCCGCTAGTTTCCCAATGCACCGTCTTTCCCGACCGTGCATCCACTCTCGGCTATCTCAAGCTCTCCGTCTCCGATCTCCCCATGCTTTCTTGCCACTACATTCAAAAAGGCTGCTTATTTACTCATCCACCGTTTCCGGTGTCGGAGCTTGTCTCGCGTTTGAAGCGCGCCCTCTCCGCCGCGCTCTCTCAATTCCCGCCCCTTGCGGGGCGACTCTCCACCGATTCCCAGGGGTATGTCTACATAGCTTGCAACGACGCGGGGGCGGAATTCTCGCACGCCTACGCCGGCGATCTACACGTCCAGAATTTGATAGGATTTTGTGACGTGCCGGAAGATTTCAAGCAGTTTTTCCCCTCTGATTTGACGGTGAGCTACGACGGCCATTTCCGCCCAATTTTGGCGGTTAGGGTGACGGAGCTTGCCGACGGCGTCTTCATCGGTTGCGTGGTCAATCACGCCGTCGTGGATGGGACTTCGTTCTGGAATTTCTTCAATAGATTTGCGGAGCTCAGCCGCGGAATGAGGCGGATTTCTAGGGCGACGGACTTCAGCCGTGCATCGATTTTGTTATCTCCGGTGGTGCTCAGGCTGCCGGAGGGTGGCCCCAGCGTCACATTCTCAACCGATTCGCCGGTGAGGGAGAGGATTTTCCGATTCACCAGAGAATCGATGCAGCACCTTAAATCCGTGGTTAACGCCCATAGCCCGGTTGAGATTTCGTCGTTTCAATCGCTTTGCGCGCTGCTCTGGCGCGGGATCACCCGCGCCAGAAAGCTTCCAAAGGCGAAAATGACGACGTTCCGGATGGCGGTGAACTGCCGCCACCGGCTCGAGCCGAGACTCGAGCCGCTCTACTTCGGGAACGCAATCCAGAGCATCCCGACGCAGGCAACTGCCAAGGAGGTCATGGGGAGGGACCTCCGTTGGTGCGCCAAGCAGCTGAATACAAGCGTGTTGGCGCATGACAATGCCACCGTGAGGAGGTACGTGGAGGGGTGGGAGCGGGACCCACGGGTCTTCCCGCTGGGGAACTTCGACGGGGCGATGATCACGATGGGGAGCTCGCCCCGGTTCCCCATGTACGAGAATGATTTCGGGTGGGGCCGGCCCATTGCGGTCCGGAGCGGCCGCGCCAATAAGTTCGACGGCAAGATTTCGGCCTTTCCAGGCCCCAATGGGGACGAAACCGTGGAGTTGGAGGTGGTTTTGGCTCCAAACACTATGTCACGCTTACTGTCTGACCAGGAATTCATGCAATACGTATCGGATGACTAG
- the LOC121773632 gene encoding uncharacterized protein LOC121773632, producing MSGRAAVSAIDLVHGSGILNRLLRKSESVFEKSVGCPSHCGCSKEAEAVKLFQKMSRRAAVSAIDLVHGRGFFNLCSNKTGILSPPLSLFSSKAFQPKRRTIDFSSVKELDDAVKLWKNEEYAA from the exons ATGAGCGGAAGGGCTGCTGTATCTGCAATCGATCTCGTTCATGGAAGTGGAATTCTCAATCGATTGCTTCGTAAATCGG AAAGTGTTTTTGAGAAGTCCGTCGGATgtccgtcccactgtggatgtTCAAAGGAGGCGGAAGCTGTGAAATTGTTCCAAAAG ATGAGCAGAAGGGCTGCTGTATCTGCAATCGATCTCGTTCATGGAAGAGGATTTTTCAATCTATGCTCGAATAAAACGGGTATTCTCTCTCCTCCATTATCTCTCTTCTCTTCCAAGGCTTTTCAACCTAAGCGGCGCACGATAGATTTCAGTAGTGTTAAAGAATTAGATGATGCTGTTAAATTGTGGAAAAATGAAGAATATGCGGCATGA
- the LOC121775155 gene encoding 26S proteasome non-ATPase regulatory subunit 7 homolog A-like, which translates to MDVIKSQQISSRPIDKVVVHPLVLLSIVDHYNRVARDTRKRVVGVLLGSSFKGTVDVTNSYAVPFEEDDRDPSIWFLDHNYHDSMFSMFRRINAKEHVVGWYSTGPKLKENDLNIHGLFNDYVPTPVLVIIDVQPKELGIPTKAYYAVEEVKENATQKSQKVFVHVPSEIAAHEVEEIGVEHLLRDVKDTTISTLATEVTGKLAALKGLDARLKEIRSYLDLVIEGKLPLNHEILYHLQDVFNLLPNLNVLELVKAFAVKTNDMMLVIYLSSLIRSVIALHNLINNKMLNKEHDKAEDSKPVAVPTAAGS; encoded by the exons ATGGATGTGATCAAATCGCAGCAGATTTCTTCGCGTCCGATCGACAAGGTGGTCGTGCACCCGCTCGTGCTGCTCAGCATCGTCGATCACTACAATCGGGTGGCGCGTGACACCAGGAAGCGCGTCGTCGGCGTTCTACTCGGGAGCTCCTTCAAGGGCACTGTTGACGTCACCAACAGCTACGCTG TCCCTTTTGAAGAAGATGACAGAGATCCTAGCATCTGGTTTCTCGATCACAATTACCACGATTCAATGTTTTCCATGTTTAGAAGAATAAATG CAAAAGAGCATGTTGTTGGTTGGTATAGCACAGGCCCAAAGCTGAAGGAGAACGATCTTAATATTCATGGACTTTTCAACGA CTATGTTCCCACTCCTGTACTGGTGATCATTGATGTCCAACCAAAAGAGCTCGGAATACCTACAAAAGCATATTATGCTGTTGAGGAAGTTAAAGAG AATGCCACTCAGAAAAGCCAAAAGGTCTTTGTGCATGTTCCTTCAGAAATTGCTGCCCACGAAGTTGAAGAAATTG GAGTGGAACACTTGTTAAGAGATGTGAAAGACACAACTATCAGCACCCTTGCTACAGAG GTGACTGGAAAGCTTGCTGCTTTAAAGGGTTTGGATGCACGTCTGAAAGAGATTCGAAGTTATCTTGATCTGGTTATTGAAGGGAAACTCCCTCTGAATCATGAAATCCTCTACCATCTCCAG GATGTGTTCAACCTTCTGCCCAACCTAAATGTGTTGGAACTCGTTAAAGCTTTTGCAG TGAAAACAAATGACATGATGCTGGTCATATATCTGTCATCTCTTATCAGAAGTGTGATTGCTCTCCACAATTTGATCAATAACAAG ATGCTTAACAAAGAACACGACAAGGCAGAAGACTCGAAGCCAGTTGCTGTGCCTACTGCTGCTGGTAGCTGA